The Henckelia pumila isolate YLH828 chromosome 2, ASM3356847v2, whole genome shotgun sequence genome includes a window with the following:
- the LOC140880306 gene encoding uncharacterized protein, with product MSHFGRSGPPDIRDTYSLLVLNITFRTSADDLFPLFDKYGKVVDVFIPRDRRTGDSRGFAFVRYKYQDEAAKAVEKLDGRVVDGREIMVQFAKYGPNAERTNKGRISEPVYRSRGRSRSRSPRSRDDHRDRDHRRRSRSRSRGRYERVRHRGEDRDRLPRNSRSRSRSYSGSPSYRKDVGKGRSISPRRGRSPRRSPSPRKSPPSRGESPQNNNTKEKSTTPKSVSPRGQQADSRSPSPY from the exons ATGTCGCACTTTGGAAGATCTGGGCCGCCGGACATCAGAGACACCTACTCTCTCCTCGTCCTCAACATCACTTTTC GGACGTCTGCGGATGATTTGTTTCCTCTCTTTGATAAGTATGGCAAAGTGGTTGATGTCTTTATCCCCAGAGACCGGAG GACTGGAGACTCGAGGGGCTTTGCTTTTGTGCGGTATAAGTATCAAGATGAGGCTGCAAAGGCTGTTGAAAAGCTAGATG GAAGAGTTGTTGATGGGAGAGAAATAATGGTTCAGTTTGCTAAATATGGTCCCAATGCTGAAAGAAC TAACAAAGGGAGGATCTCAGAACCTGTTTACAGGTCAAGAGGGAGATCCAGAAGTCGTAGTCCTCGTTCAAG GGATGATCACCGGGATAGAGATCACAGGAGGAGAAGCCGTAGTAGGAGTAGGGGTAGGTATGAGCGTGTGCGTCATCGTGGTGAGGATAGGGATCGTCTGCCTCGCAATAGTAGGAGCCGAAGCCGGAGCTACAGTGGCAGTCCTAGTTATCGCAAAGACGTTGGAAAAGGCAGAAG TATTTCACCACGACGGGGTCGCAGTCCTCGAAGGAGCCCATCTCCACGCAAATCACCTCCTTCAAGGGGTGAGAGTCCACAAAATAACAATACCAAGGAAAAATCAACCACCCCAAAGAGTGTGTCTCCTCGTGGCCAGCAAGCCGATTCCCGTAGCCCATCACCTTACTGA
- the LOC140881869 gene encoding uncharacterized protein: protein MNIALKKPSPDGGGNPSSLEEEQGKINEVRRLIGPQPKLASYCSDESISRYLRARNWNVKKAVKMFKASLKWRLEYKPEEIRWDDVAQEAETGKIYRTSYKDKYGRTVLVMRPRCQNSKSIKGQIKYLVYCMESAISNLAHGQEQMVWLIDFHGFSLSNISVKVTRETAFVLQEQYPERLGIAILYDPPKIFEPFWMIAKPFLEPKTADKVKFVYSDDPNTSKIISELFSMDLVESSFGGGDDTGFDINRYAERMRADDEKRARVSTTDNNLAASSLPPAISASSFNSTNADSDSDDSYVKVDKSLSHRYEEEDNAIVGEALPSKQQ from the exons ATGAACATTGCTTTAAAGAAACCCTCTCCAGATGGCGGTGGGAATCCTTCGTCTCTGGAAGAAGAGCAGGGAAAG ATTAATGAGGTGAGAAGGTTGATCGGGCCACAGCCCAAATTGGCCAGTTACTGCTCCGACGAATCCATTTCCAGATACTTGAGAGCGCGAAACTGGAATGTGAAGAAGGCAGTTAAAATGTTTAAAGCGAGTTTGAAATGGAGGTTGGAGTATAAGCCGGAAGAGATTCGTTGG GATGATGTTGCACAAGAGGCGGAAACTGGAAAAATATACCGAACAAGTTACAAAGATAAGTATGGGAGGACAGTTCTTGTCATGAGACCAAGGTGCCAG AATTCAAAGTCAATAAAAGGGCAAATTAAGTATTTGGTTTATTGCATGGAGAGTGCCATTTCAAATCTCGCCCATGGCCAAGAGCAGATGGTTTGGTTGATTGATTTCCATGGGTTCAGTTTGTCCAACATATCAGTCAAGGTAACTCGGGAAACAGCTTTTGTCCTGCAAGAACAATATCCTGAGAGGCTTGGCATCGCAATTCTATACGATCCACCAAAGATTTTCGAACCATTTTGGATG attGCAAAGCCCTTCTTAGAGCCGAAAACAGCGGACAAAGTCAAATTTGTGTACTCAGACGACCCCAACACAAGCAAGATTATTAGCGAGTTGTTCAGCATGGACCTGGTTGAGTCGTCTTTCGGTGGTGGAGATGATACTGGTTTTGACATCAACAGATATGCCGAGAGGATGAGGGCCGATGATGAAAAACGGGCTCGTGTTTCGACTACTGATAATAATCTCGCAGCTTCATCTCTGCCACCTGCTATATCTGCCTCCAGTTTCAACTCTACGAATGCAGACTCTGATTCAGACGACTCGTATGTCAAAGTAGACAAATCCTTATCTCATAGGTATGAAGAAGAAGATAATGCAATCGTCGGTGAAGCTCTGCCGTcgaaacaacaataa